A stretch of Halococcus saccharolyticus DSM 5350 DNA encodes these proteins:
- a CDS encoding valine--tRNA ligase encodes MTELSETYDPEALEAKWREEWHESDLYRYDDDNDDTDTQYVIDTPPPYPTGDFHIGNALGWCYMDFAARYHRLQGENVSFPQGWDCHGLPTEVKVEENQDIRRTEVSREEFRELCIEHTEGQIDAMKETMGRLGFSQDWSQEYRTMDSEYWGKTQRSFVEMAEKGYVHRDEHPVNWCPRCETAIADAEVENIDTEGTLSTVRFSGVDNDDIEIATTRPELLAACVGMAVDPDDERYADRVGDTFEVPLFGQEVELIADEEVDGDFGTGAVMICTFGDKQDVDWWAEYDLDLRPVVTEDGRLAEDVPEFGGLAIDEAKAKISTALQKEGYLQDEEPIEQSVGACWRCDTPIEILSKEQWFVRVDREEILGKAQEIDWIPEHMYGRLEEWTEGMEWDWVISRQRVFATPIPAWSCDECDHWHIATLDELPAEPTEDDPDIECPDCGADAWTGETDVMDTWMDSSISALHAAGWPDAEFTPVQLREQGHEIIRTWAFYTILRTAALEGEKPWDEALINGMVLGTDGNKMSKSKDNSVAPEEVVKEHSADAFRQAMALGGQPGSDIQFQPKEVTSASRFLTKLWNITRFASQHLDAESGGSAADDGAFDEAATDADRWILSRCARVADEVAADMDEYRFDRALRKVREFVWHDLADDYVELIKGRLYEGDPAERDAARHALSTTLSASLRLLAPFSPFLAEEAYHHLPDTSGSVHAAAWPALDIADDAAEARGERIAAVASAVRAWKSDEGMALNADLDRIEVYADGIAELDTGDLSATVNAPVTVETGEPDVEMVAVGVDPDHSTIGPEFRDQAGAVVGALEAADPATIERQKREDGRIEIDLDGETVTLDGDAVAVEREQRVAGEEVAVLDAEDTTVLVFP; translated from the coding sequence ATGACAGAGCTATCTGAAACCTACGACCCCGAAGCTCTCGAAGCCAAATGGCGCGAGGAGTGGCACGAATCCGACCTGTATCGCTACGATGACGACAATGATGACACCGACACACAGTACGTCATCGACACACCACCGCCGTACCCGACAGGGGATTTCCACATCGGAAACGCGCTCGGGTGGTGTTACATGGATTTCGCCGCGCGATACCACCGTCTCCAGGGGGAGAACGTCTCCTTCCCGCAGGGATGGGACTGCCATGGGCTCCCCACGGAAGTAAAAGTGGAGGAAAATCAAGATATTCGCCGGACGGAAGTCTCTCGCGAGGAGTTCCGGGAACTCTGCATCGAGCACACCGAGGGGCAGATCGACGCGATGAAGGAGACCATGGGCCGTCTCGGCTTCTCTCAGGACTGGTCCCAGGAGTACCGCACGATGGACTCCGAATACTGGGGGAAGACCCAACGCTCGTTCGTCGAAATGGCCGAGAAGGGGTACGTTCACCGCGACGAGCATCCTGTGAACTGGTGTCCACGGTGTGAGACCGCGATCGCCGACGCCGAAGTCGAGAACATCGACACCGAGGGAACGCTCTCGACGGTCCGCTTTTCGGGCGTCGACAACGACGACATCGAGATCGCCACCACCCGCCCCGAACTGCTCGCGGCCTGCGTCGGGATGGCGGTCGATCCCGACGACGAGCGCTACGCAGACCGGGTGGGTGACACCTTCGAGGTGCCGCTGTTCGGCCAGGAAGTCGAACTGATCGCCGACGAGGAGGTCGACGGCGACTTTGGTACTGGTGCGGTGATGATCTGCACCTTCGGCGACAAACAAGACGTCGACTGGTGGGCGGAGTACGATCTCGACCTCCGACCCGTCGTGACCGAGGACGGTCGACTCGCGGAGGACGTCCCGGAGTTCGGCGGGCTCGCGATCGACGAGGCGAAGGCGAAGATCAGCACCGCGCTCCAGAAGGAGGGGTATCTTCAAGACGAGGAGCCGATCGAGCAGTCGGTCGGGGCGTGCTGGCGGTGTGACACGCCGATCGAGATCCTCTCGAAGGAGCAGTGGTTCGTCCGGGTCGATCGCGAGGAGATACTCGGCAAAGCCCAAGAGATCGACTGGATTCCCGAGCACATGTACGGCCGGCTCGAAGAGTGGACCGAAGGGATGGAGTGGGACTGGGTAATCAGCCGCCAGCGCGTGTTCGCCACCCCGATCCCGGCGTGGTCGTGCGACGAGTGCGATCACTGGCACATCGCGACGCTCGACGAACTCCCCGCCGAACCCACCGAGGACGATCCCGATATCGAGTGTCCGGACTGTGGCGCGGACGCCTGGACCGGCGAGACCGACGTGATGGACACCTGGATGGACTCGTCGATCTCGGCGCTCCACGCCGCAGGCTGGCCCGACGCCGAGTTCACTCCCGTGCAGCTCCGCGAGCAGGGCCACGAGATCATCCGGACGTGGGCCTTCTACACGATCCTCCGGACGGCCGCGCTCGAAGGCGAGAAACCGTGGGACGAGGCGCTCATCAACGGGATGGTTCTGGGGACCGACGGCAACAAGATGAGCAAATCGAAGGACAACTCGGTTGCGCCCGAGGAAGTCGTCAAGGAACACTCCGCCGACGCGTTCCGCCAGGCGATGGCGCTCGGCGGCCAGCCGGGAAGCGACATCCAGTTCCAGCCGAAAGAAGTCACGAGCGCCTCGCGCTTCCTCACGAAGCTCTGGAACATCACGCGATTCGCGAGCCAGCATCTCGACGCCGAGAGCGGCGGATCAGCGGCCGACGACGGAGCGTTCGACGAGGCTGCCACCGACGCTGACCGCTGGATCCTCTCGCGGTGCGCGCGGGTCGCCGACGAGGTCGCGGCCGACATGGACGAGTACCGGTTCGATCGGGCGCTCCGGAAGGTTCGGGAGTTCGTCTGGCACGACCTCGCCGACGACTACGTCGAACTCATCAAGGGACGCCTGTACGAGGGAGACCCGGCGGAACGCGACGCCGCACGCCACGCGCTCTCGACGACACTTTCCGCGTCGCTCCGACTCCTCGCACCGTTCTCGCCGTTCCTTGCCGAGGAGGCGTACCACCACCTGCCCGATACGTCGGGGAGCGTCCACGCCGCCGCGTGGCCCGCACTCGACATCGCCGACGACGCCGCGGAGGCCCGTGGCGAACGGATCGCCGCAGTCGCGAGTGCGGTCCGGGCGTGGAAATCCGACGAAGGAATGGCGCTCAACGCCGATCTCGATCGGATCGAGGTCTACGCCGACGGAATCGCCGAACTCGACACCGGCGATCTGAGCGCGACGGTGAACGCTCCAGTGACAGTCGAGACGGGCGAACCCGACGTGGAGATGGTGGCGGTGGGTGTCGATCCCGACCACAGCACGATCGGCCCCGAGTTCCGCGATCAGGCTGGCGCGGTCGTGGGCGCGCTCGAAGCCGCCGATCCCGCGACTATCGAGCGCCAGAAGCGTGAAGACGGGAGGATCGAGATCGATCTCGACGGGGAGACGGTCACGCTCGACGGCGACGCGGTCGCGGTCGAGCGCGAGCAGCGCGTCGCGGGCGAGGAGGTCGCGGTCCTCGACGCCGAGGACACGACGGTGCTCGTGTTCCCGTAA
- a CDS encoding 2Fe-2S iron-sulfur cluster-binding protein, which translates to MVEVVGLSIGLLAVLVMVALHFSPGTERVIPDDISQDILEHRAESVPETDFPEPMNRSIGGGAVPGSAVGGGGEAEGELAEGEDEEEEQSPSAIPDDEAESFEVEYVKEGETIEVKENETLLDAGEDEGWDLPYACRQGQCVSCGGQVTDGPSEDYVTHDGQEMLSEDELGDGYTLTCVAYPTADLTLETSETP; encoded by the coding sequence ATGGTCGAGGTCGTCGGTCTCTCCATTGGGCTCTTGGCTGTGCTCGTCATGGTAGCGCTGCATTTTTCGCCAGGCACCGAACGAGTCATTCCGGACGACATCTCCCAGGACATCCTCGAACACCGCGCCGAGAGCGTCCCTGAAACCGATTTCCCCGAGCCGATGAACCGCTCGATCGGCGGCGGGGCGGTTCCGGGAAGCGCGGTCGGCGGTGGCGGCGAAGCCGAGGGCGAGCTCGCGGAGGGCGAGGACGAAGAGGAAGAACAGAGCCCGTCGGCGATCCCCGACGACGAGGCCGAGAGTTTCGAGGTCGAGTACGTGAAGGAGGGCGAGACGATCGAGGTCAAGGAGAACGAAACCCTCCTCGATGCCGGCGAAGACGAGGGCTGGGACCTGCCCTACGCCTGTCGACAGGGCCAGTGCGTCTCGTGTGGCGGCCAAGTCACCGACGGCCCCTCCGAGGACTACGTGACCCACGACGGTCAGGAGATGCTCAGCGAGGACGAGCTCGGCGATGGCTACACGCTTACCTGTGTGGCCTATCCGACTGCCGACCTCACGCTCGAAACCAGCGAGACGCCCTAA
- the katG gene encoding catalase/peroxidase HPI encodes MSRSNQDWWPNQLDLEILDRNARPGDPMDEEFDYAEEFEKLDLDEVKADIEGVLTTSQDWWPADYGHYGPLMIRMAWHSAGTYRVADGRGGANRAGQRLAPLNSWPDNANLDKARRLLWPVKQKYGKSLSWADLIVLTGNVALESMGFETFGFGGGREDAYMPDEAVDWGPEDDMEVTSPERFEEDGDLKNPLGNTVMGLIYVNPEGPYGEPDVEGSAHNIRETFDHMAMNDEETVALIAGGHTFGKVHGADDPEHLGPEPEAAPIESQGLGWESDYESGRGQDTITGGIEGPWNGTPTMWDMGYIDNLLDYEWEAHKGPGGAWQWRPVDEELQDTVPDAHDSSETVDPMMLTTDVALKRDSDYREVLERFQEDPRKFQQAFAKAWYKLIHRDMGPPTRLLGPEVPDEEMLWQDPLPDVDHGLIDEEEIAELKEEILDSELSVSELVRTAWASASTYRDSDKRGGANGARLRLRPQRDWEVNQSGELTTVLDTLDEIREEFNSSRSDGTKVSLADLIVLGGNAAVEEAAAEAGHDVDIPFEPGRTDASQEQTDVESFEALKPEADGFRNYRSDEADQPAEEMLVDRSELLNLTAPEMTVLVGGMRALDANYDGSDLGVFTDRPATLTNDFFVNLLGMDTEWEPVSEDEHVFEGYDRDTGELVRKGTRVDLVFGSNSRLRAIAEVYGADDAEEEFVDDFVDAWHKVMTNDRFDLE; translated from the coding sequence ATGAGTAGATCAAATCAGGACTGGTGGCCGAATCAGTTGGACTTGGAGATCCTTGACCGGAACGCTCGCCCGGGCGATCCGATGGACGAGGAGTTCGACTACGCCGAGGAGTTCGAGAAACTCGACCTCGACGAGGTGAAGGCGGACATCGAGGGCGTGTTGACGACGTCCCAGGACTGGTGGCCGGCCGACTACGGCCACTACGGCCCACTGATGATTCGAATGGCGTGGCACAGCGCTGGCACGTACCGCGTCGCCGACGGCCGCGGTGGCGCGAACCGCGCCGGACAGCGGCTCGCACCACTCAACAGCTGGCCCGACAACGCGAACCTCGACAAGGCCCGACGCCTGCTCTGGCCGGTCAAACAGAAGTACGGCAAGAGCCTCTCGTGGGCCGACCTGATCGTCCTGACGGGGAACGTCGCCCTGGAGTCGATGGGGTTCGAGACGTTCGGCTTCGGCGGCGGCCGCGAGGACGCGTATATGCCCGACGAGGCCGTCGACTGGGGACCCGAAGACGACATGGAAGTCACCTCCCCCGAACGGTTCGAGGAGGATGGCGACCTCAAGAACCCACTCGGTAACACCGTCATGGGGCTCATTTACGTGAACCCCGAAGGACCGTACGGTGAGCCCGATGTCGAGGGATCGGCACATAACATCCGCGAGACGTTCGACCACATGGCGATGAACGACGAGGAGACGGTCGCGCTCATCGCCGGCGGACACACATTCGGGAAGGTCCACGGTGCTGACGATCCCGAACACCTCGGTCCCGAACCCGAAGCGGCCCCCATCGAGTCACAGGGCCTCGGCTGGGAGAGCGACTACGAATCCGGTCGCGGGCAGGACACCATCACCGGTGGTATCGAAGGTCCGTGGAACGGTACGCCGACCATGTGGGACATGGGGTACATCGACAACCTGCTCGACTACGAGTGGGAGGCGCACAAAGGTCCCGGCGGCGCATGGCAATGGCGACCGGTCGATGAGGAGCTACAGGACACCGTACCCGACGCCCACGACTCCTCGGAGACGGTCGATCCCATGATGTTGACGACGGACGTCGCCCTGAAGCGCGATTCGGACTATCGGGAGGTCCTCGAACGCTTCCAGGAGGATCCCCGCAAGTTCCAGCAGGCCTTCGCGAAAGCGTGGTACAAGCTGATTCACCGCGACATGGGCCCGCCAACCCGGCTCCTCGGTCCCGAGGTACCCGACGAGGAGATGCTGTGGCAGGATCCCCTCCCCGATGTCGACCACGGTCTGATCGATGAGGAAGAGATCGCCGAACTCAAAGAAGAGATCCTCGACTCGGAGCTATCCGTCTCCGAACTGGTCAGAACCGCCTGGGCGTCGGCGTCGACGTACCGTGACAGCGACAAGCGCGGTGGCGCGAACGGCGCTCGGCTCCGTCTTCGACCGCAGCGGGACTGGGAGGTCAATCAGTCGGGGGAGCTGACGACCGTGCTGGACACGCTCGACGAGATCCGCGAGGAGTTCAACAGCTCGCGCTCGGACGGGACGAAAGTCTCGCTCGCCGACCTGATCGTCCTGGGTGGCAACGCGGCCGTCGAGGAAGCGGCGGCCGAGGCCGGCCACGACGTGGACATCCCGTTCGAACCGGGCCGGACGGACGCCTCGCAGGAGCAGACCGACGTCGAGTCCTTCGAGGCGCTCAAGCCAGAGGCAGACGGGTTCCGGAACTACCGGTCGGACGAGGCCGACCAGCCGGCCGAGGAGATGCTGGTCGACCGGTCGGAGCTCCTGAATCTGACTGCACCCGAGATGACGGTGCTGGTCGGCGGGATGCGGGCGCTGGACGCGAACTACGACGGCTCCGACCTCGGCGTCTTCACCGACCGACCGGCGACGCTGACCAACGACTTCTTCGTGAACCTGCTCGGCATGGACACGGAGTGGGAACCGGTCTCGGAAGACGAGCACGTGTTCGAGGGGTACGACCGCGACACGGGCGAACTCGTCCGGAAGGGTACCCGTGTGGATCTCGTCTTCGGGTCGAACTCTCGACTCCGAGCCATCGCCGAGGTGTACGGAGCCGATGATGCAGAGGAGGAGTTCGTGGACGACTTCGTGGACGCGTGGCACAAAGTGATGACCAACGATCGCTTCGACCTCGAGTAA
- the thrS gene encoding threonine--tRNA ligase gives MSDVVVTLPDGSELPMEPGSTVEDVAYEIGPGLGNDTIAGVVDGELVAAAEPITEDSRLEIVTEDSEEYLDVLRHSAAHVFAQALGRLHPEAKLTIGPWTDEGFYYDIANVDLDSEDLAAIAEEAQTIIDADLPIERVERPREEAFEIYADNRFKRDILETEAGGEDPVSFYEQGDFFDLCQGPHVASTGEIGGFALLETSAAYWRGEEDNESLTRVYGTAFPNEDDLEEFLDRREEAKERDHRKIGQEMDLFSVPDHSPGSVHYHPNGMTIRRELEEYIREMNDELGYEEVWTPELNKTEIWKPTGHYDNFTAEGEMFAWEQDDFEYGLKPMNCANHAHLYDRERWSYRDLPMRYSEFGTVYRNEQSGELSGMLRVRGMTQDDGHAFVRPDQLKDEITQTLRVIEEIYSQFDLEVLYKLETQGDNAIGSDEIWDQATDALVDALEAEGLDYEIEDGEAAFYGPKIGLDARDALGREWTIGTVQVDFNIPERLDLVYVGEDNEEHRPVTIHRALLGSFERFMGVLIEHYKGNFPLWLAPEQVRVLPVSDDNVEYAESVAAELDGFRTEVETRSWTVGRKIRAGHDDRVPYMLIVGDTEEEAGTVSVRDREERERDGVDLDEFRTALEAERDEKLTAPAFLD, from the coding sequence ATGAGCGATGTCGTCGTGACGCTGCCGGACGGTTCCGAACTCCCGATGGAGCCTGGTTCGACGGTCGAGGACGTAGCCTACGAGATCGGGCCAGGACTTGGAAACGACACGATTGCGGGAGTCGTGGACGGCGAACTCGTCGCCGCGGCCGAACCGATCACCGAGGACAGCCGGCTGGAGATCGTAACTGAGGACTCCGAGGAGTATCTCGACGTACTCCGGCACTCGGCGGCCCACGTCTTCGCCCAAGCGCTCGGGCGGCTCCACCCCGAGGCGAAGCTCACCATCGGTCCGTGGACCGACGAAGGGTTCTACTACGACATCGCGAACGTCGATCTCGACAGCGAGGATCTGGCGGCGATCGCCGAGGAGGCCCAGACCATCATCGACGCGGACCTCCCGATCGAGCGGGTCGAACGCCCCAGGGAGGAAGCCTTCGAGATCTACGCCGACAATCGGTTCAAGCGCGATATCCTCGAAACGGAGGCGGGGGGCGAGGACCCCGTGAGCTTCTACGAACAGGGCGATTTCTTCGATCTCTGTCAGGGCCCACACGTCGCCTCCACGGGTGAGATCGGCGGGTTCGCGCTGCTCGAAACTTCTGCGGCGTACTGGCGCGGTGAGGAGGACAACGAATCGCTCACGCGAGTCTACGGGACGGCCTTTCCGAACGAAGACGACTTGGAGGAGTTCCTTGACCGCCGGGAGGAGGCAAAGGAACGCGACCACCGCAAGATCGGTCAGGAGATGGATCTCTTCAGCGTTCCCGATCACTCACCAGGCAGCGTTCACTACCATCCCAACGGGATGACGATCCGCCGGGAGCTGGAAGAGTACATCCGCGAGATGAACGACGAACTCGGGTACGAAGAGGTCTGGACGCCCGAACTCAACAAGACCGAGATCTGGAAACCGACGGGGCACTACGACAACTTCACGGCCGAGGGCGAGATGTTCGCGTGGGAGCAGGACGACTTCGAGTACGGCCTGAAACCGATGAACTGCGCGAACCACGCCCATCTCTACGACCGTGAGCGGTGGTCGTACCGCGATCTACCGATGCGGTACTCGGAGTTCGGCACCGTCTATCGTAACGAGCAGTCGGGTGAGCTCTCAGGGATGCTTCGGGTCAGGGGTATGACCCAGGACGACGGCCACGCGTTCGTTCGTCCCGACCAACTCAAAGACGAGATCACCCAGACCCTCCGGGTGATCGAGGAGATCTACAGCCAGTTCGACCTCGAAGTGCTCTACAAACTCGAAACCCAGGGCGACAACGCCATCGGGAGCGACGAGATCTGGGACCAGGCCACCGACGCACTGGTGGATGCACTCGAAGCCGAGGGTCTCGACTACGAGATCGAGGACGGTGAGGCGGCCTTCTACGGACCGAAGATCGGTCTCGACGCCCGAGACGCACTCGGCCGCGAGTGGACAATCGGAACAGTACAGGTGGACTTCAACATCCCCGAGCGCCTTGATCTGGTCTACGTCGGCGAGGACAACGAGGAACACCGTCCGGTGACGATCCACCGCGCGCTGTTGGGGAGCTTCGAGCGGTTCATGGGTGTTTTGATCGAACACTACAAGGGTAACTTCCCGCTCTGGCTCGCGCCCGAACAGGTCCGCGTGCTGCCGGTGAGCGACGACAACGTCGAGTACGCCGAGTCGGTCGCAGCGGAGCTCGACGGGTTCCGAACCGAAGTCGAGACCCGCTCGTGGACGGTCGGGCGGAAGATCCGCGCTGGCCACGACGACCGAGTACCGTACATGCTGATCGTCGGCGATACCGAGGAAGAGGCGGGGACCGTCTCGGTACGCGACCGTGAGGAACGGGAGCGGGACGGGGTCGATCTCGACGAGTTCCGGACGGCGCTGGAAGCCGAGCGCGACGAGAAGCTGACCGCACCTGCGTTTCTCGACTGA
- a CDS encoding DUF5802 family protein yields the protein MFERFSRGYYLGRLSIEPHPHDGSQPLIQRTTHERLNEALYAEGEGIERTDLPLVMKVETSHLAVGGDDGVPEDTLWLPEPVLADLRIETPPTLQEVLLATADRAAQLLRLSGTAV from the coding sequence ATGTTTGAACGATTCTCGCGCGGCTACTACCTCGGCCGGCTCTCCATCGAACCCCACCCCCACGACGGGTCGCAACCGCTCATCCAGCGGACGACCCACGAGCGGCTCAACGAAGCGCTGTACGCGGAAGGTGAGGGGATCGAACGAACCGATCTCCCGCTCGTGATGAAAGTCGAGACCAGTCACCTCGCGGTCGGCGGGGACGATGGCGTTCCCGAGGACACGCTGTGGCTGCCGGAACCGGTGCTCGCGGACCTCCGGATCGAGACGCCGCCCACTCTTCAAGAAGTGCTGCTCGCCACGGCGGACCGCGCGGCCCAGCTGCTCCGACTCTCGGGCACGGCAGTCTGA
- a CDS encoding thiamine-phosphate synthase family protein: MSLRLPSEIVVERFLPTARAMLADELDERGLTQQEIADRLGVTQAAVSKTLGQSGVVEERFREDERMQATMTRIAEGFAADTMDSYEALAELLELIHEFEDRGPICAVHEEEMPALSGLGCDLCIRGTDTGVLAERDALTAVRTAVRRVTNTSAIAAHIPNVGTNIATALPEATDETEVAAVPGRLHAVGDRVLVPARPEFGASQHVARTVIAAMAIEPSIRGALNLATSDALLTAARDCGIDPLRFEAGYENRAEHLQERFHERGTVPQVIYHEGAFGIEPVTYLLGTTAVEAAALAADLAAAADTPNDSDDAP, from the coding sequence ATGTCGTTGCGACTCCCGAGCGAGATCGTCGTCGAGCGTTTCCTCCCGACTGCTCGGGCAATGCTGGCAGACGAACTCGACGAACGTGGCCTCACCCAACAGGAGATCGCTGACCGATTGGGCGTAACGCAAGCCGCGGTCAGCAAAACCCTCGGTCAAAGCGGCGTCGTCGAGGAACGTTTCCGCGAGGACGAGCGCATGCAGGCGACGATGACGCGGATCGCCGAGGGGTTCGCCGCCGACACGATGGACAGTTACGAGGCGCTGGCCGAACTGCTCGAACTGATCCACGAGTTCGAAGATCGCGGTCCCATCTGTGCTGTCCACGAAGAGGAGATGCCCGCACTCTCCGGACTCGGCTGTGATCTGTGTATCCGGGGCACCGACACCGGCGTCCTCGCCGAACGGGACGCACTCACGGCGGTTCGAACCGCTGTCCGTCGAGTAACGAACACGTCCGCCATCGCCGCTCATATTCCGAACGTCGGCACGAACATCGCTACGGCGCTTCCGGAAGCGACCGACGAAACCGAAGTCGCGGCCGTCCCTGGCCGGCTGCACGCAGTAGGGGATCGGGTGCTCGTTCCAGCACGTCCGGAGTTCGGTGCATCCCAGCACGTCGCACGAACCGTGATCGCTGCAATGGCTATCGAACCATCGATCCGGGGAGCACTCAACCTCGCTACCTCCGACGCACTCCTCACGGCGGCCCGTGACTGCGGTATCGATCCGCTTCGATTCGAAGCGGGCTACGAGAACCGTGCCGAGCATCTCCAGGAGCGCTTTCACGAGCGCGGAACGGTTCCGCAAGTCATCTATCACGAGGGTGCATTTGGCATCGAACCCGTGACGTACCTTCTCGGGACGACCGCGGTCGAGGCCGCTGCACTCGCCGCTGACCTCGCTGCTGCCGCGGACACTCCCAACGACTCCGACGATGCGCCATAG
- a CDS encoding ArsR/SmtB family transcription factor — MDSAALLDLLGNENRRRILRLLARRPCYVTEISESLGVSPKAVIGHLRKLEDAGLVESRADDGRRKYFRISRNLRLEVNVSPYGFGAKSAYPASSSLDLATCRYVSIDVSASDTSELSALADDLQRLDQLEDELSLAQRWVQGRLTSLRDALTDRIEEGLAADGAGKFADHGDARFCAEILGAIESGADTSDAIAEHLGVPLPVVEDALDLLSTHDLVREDDDGWEIAT; from the coding sequence ATGGACTCAGCGGCGCTGCTCGATCTCCTCGGCAACGAGAACCGCCGGCGCATCCTCCGGCTGCTCGCCCGGCGACCGTGTTATGTCACCGAGATCAGTGAGTCGCTCGGCGTGAGTCCGAAGGCGGTGATCGGACACCTCCGGAAGCTGGAGGACGCGGGTCTCGTCGAGAGTCGGGCCGACGACGGTCGCCGGAAGTACTTCCGCATCTCGCGGAACCTCCGGCTCGAAGTCAACGTCTCGCCGTACGGGTTCGGGGCGAAAAGCGCCTACCCAGCGAGTTCGAGCCTCGATCTCGCGACCTGTCGGTACGTCTCGATCGACGTTTCAGCGAGCGATACCAGCGAGCTGTCCGCACTCGCGGACGACCTCCAACGGCTCGACCAGCTTGAGGACGAACTCTCTCTGGCCCAGCGATGGGTCCAGGGCCGACTCACGTCGCTGCGCGACGCACTTACCGATCGGATCGAGGAGGGGCTCGCGGCCGACGGAGCGGGGAAGTTCGCGGACCACGGCGACGCGCGCTTCTGCGCCGAGATCCTCGGCGCGATCGAGTCGGGGGCCGATACGTCCGATGCTATCGCCGAACACCTCGGTGTGCCGCTTCCGGTGGTCGAAGACGCGCTCGATCTCCTCTCGACGCACGACCTGGTTCGCGAAGACGACGATGGCTGGGAGATCGCGACATAA
- a CDS encoding oxidoreductase, whose translation MSPDLDTPAEIAGLDLPNRLYRAPLLECAGDGPDAIDRLVDELEPAAAAGVGLICQGAMPIHREGGRVAPNMTHLATADRADDLRRLTDAIHDHGARIVAQLDHGGVRSLETWHRPYRAANPGLQQLAVSRPPRLLRLAARAGFLDYDCDVLSTDAVYDLAADFGRAAGHATTAGYDGIHLAGANMGIIQQFLSPYYNRRSDEFGGSFQNRVRFLELVHDEIRERVDDLPVMTKVPVETAAPPFVRPRLSATDGIRLAEHAERIGFDAVVPVRGSTFWDMSLVRGQHPERAWGDDRFQDDYGAVFGGRARARLIAAANRLQAEYYDFEPAWNADLCRRVCEATSLPVLCEGGIRGRAEMDSLVGDACELVGVGRPFYAEPRLPARLLDVEANGTTPADDPHAVCENCNNCAVPQATGARGVCRTPSVLEAAGELRRAGAYERPRTDEQE comes from the coding sequence GTGTCGCCGGATCTCGATACGCCCGCCGAAATCGCCGGTCTCGACCTTCCTAATCGGCTCTACCGCGCACCGCTGCTCGAATGCGCGGGCGATGGGCCGGACGCGATCGATCGGCTCGTCGACGAACTCGAACCCGCGGCCGCCGCGGGTGTGGGGCTGATCTGCCAGGGTGCGATGCCGATCCACCGTGAGGGTGGCCGGGTCGCGCCCAACATGACCCATCTCGCCACTGCCGACCGCGCCGACGATCTCCGGCGACTCACCGACGCGATCCACGACCACGGCGCGCGGATCGTGGCCCAGCTCGATCACGGCGGGGTTCGCTCGCTCGAAACATGGCACCGACCGTATCGCGCAGCCAACCCCGGACTACAACAGCTCGCGGTCTCACGCCCACCACGACTCCTCCGGCTCGCCGCGCGCGCTGGCTTTCTCGACTACGACTGCGACGTGCTCTCGACCGATGCGGTGTACGATCTCGCCGCTGATTTCGGGCGTGCGGCCGGTCATGCGACCACGGCGGGCTACGACGGAATCCATCTCGCGGGCGCGAACATGGGCATTATCCAGCAGTTCCTCTCACCGTACTACAACCGTCGGTCGGACGAGTTCGGCGGCTCGTTCCAGAACCGAGTCCGCTTCCTCGAACTCGTTCACGACGAGATCCGCGAACGAGTCGACGACCTCCCCGTGATGACGAAGGTTCCGGTCGAAACGGCCGCACCGCCGTTCGTCCGACCCCGGCTCTCTGCGACTGATGGAATACGGCTCGCCGAGCACGCCGAGCGGATCGGCTTCGACGCCGTGGTGCCGGTCCGAGGGTCGACATTCTGGGACATGAGTCTCGTTCGCGGCCAACATCCTGAACGGGCGTGGGGTGATGACCGATTTCAGGACGACTACGGGGCGGTGTTCGGCGGCCGAGCGCGGGCGCGCCTCATCGCGGCCGCGAATCGTCTCCAAGCGGAGTACTACGATTTCGAGCCGGCGTGGAACGCCGACCTCTGCCGACGGGTGTGCGAAGCGACCTCGCTGCCGGTGCTCTGCGAGGGCGGGATTCGTGGCCGTGCGGAGATGGATTCGCTCGTCGGCGATGCCTGCGAACTGGTCGGCGTCGGTCGGCCGTTTTACGCCGAACCACGGTTGCCGGCCCGACTGCTCGATGTTGAGGCGAACGGGACGACGCCGGCGGACGATCCTCACGCAGTCTGTGAAAACTGCAACAACTGTGCCGTTCCCCAGGCAACCGGCGCACGCGGTGTTTGTCGGACGCCAAGTGTGCTCGAAGCGGCCGGTGAACTCCGCCGAGCGGGGGCGTACGAGCGGCCGCGAACGGACGAACAAGAATAG